A genomic window from bacterium includes:
- a CDS encoding BrnT family toxin, with amino-acid sequence MIFEWDPPKAESNIKKHGVDFHEATTVFGDPLSATFPDPNHSHEEFRLLTIGMSWR; translated from the coding sequence ATGATTTTCGAATGGGATCCTCCAAAAGCGGAAAGTAACATTAAAAAGCACGGGGTTGACTTTCATGAAGCGACAACTGTGTTTGGCGATCCTTTGTCGGCAACTTTCCCAGACCCGAATCACTCTCATGAGGAATTCCGATTGTTGACAATAGGTATGTCATGGCGTG